The nucleotide window CAGGGAAAAGGACTGGTAGCCCGCCCGGAAGAGCACGGCGATGTCGTGGAGCAGGTATTTCTTCTGAAACTTGAGAATCTGGTCCACCACCAGCCGGGCCTGGGTCTGATCGGAGAGCGGGTGGATCACCTGCGGCAGCTTGTCGCTTTTCAGGTCGGAGTAGAGGTTCTTGTCGAACCGGGCGGTCGCGCCCTGCAGGATTTCGTTGGTCAGGTCGAGGATGGGCTGCACGGACCGGTAGTTCTTTTCCAGTCGGACGATCTTGGTGCCTTCGAAAATCTTGGGAAACTCGAGTATATTGGCGACATTGGCGCCGCGAAAGGCGTAGATGGACTGGGCGTCGTCGCCCACGGCCATGACGTTGCCTTTGGTCCCGGCCAGGTGCCTGACTATGCGCGCCTGGACCAGGTTGGTGTCCTGGTACTCGTCCACCATGATGTATTTGTATCGGGTCTGGAGTTGGTTTCTGAGCGGTTCGTTCTTTTCCAGCAGCTCGTCCAGGAGAAAGAGCAGGTCATCATAGTCCATCAGGGCGTGCTGACGCTTGAACTTGGCGTACCCGTCCGAAATTTCGGTAAAATCGTCCAGATAGGGATTCAGGTGGTACGCTTCGCGTTCCAGCACGGCGTCGATGGTCAGCTCCTTGTTGCGCGACTTGGTGATGACGTCCATCAGGGTCGCCTTCTTGGGGTAGGAGCGATCCCCCTTGCCGAGCTTGAGGTCGTCCTTGACCGACTTGCAGATGTTTTCGGAGTCCGCCCGGTCCATGAGGGTGAACCCGCCCTCAAAGCCGATGTCCATGGCGTTGGCGCGCAGGGTGGCGTAGGCGAACGAGTGGAAGGTGCCGCCGGATGTTCCGTGCAGTGAGCGGCCGAGGATGGCCTCGGCGCGGGCCAGCATTTCCTGGGCGGCCTTGCGGGTGAACGTCAGGAGGAGGATCTGGGCCGGGTCCACGCCCTGCTGCACCAAGTGGGCGAGGCGGTAGACGATGGTCCGGGTCTTGCCCGATCCCGCACCGGCGATGACCAGCACGGGGCCTTCGGTGGCGGTCACGGCTTCCAGTTGGGCCTCGTTCAGTTCGTGGGCGAAATCGATGCTCATTTATTCCGTTATGGCAAAATGGTGTAAAATGGTCCGACCAATATCGCGCATGCGGTCGGGGCGGGTGCCGAGGGTGTCAATGAAAATGGCTCCGTTCACCGTATGTGTCCCGGTCCGTCCATGCAAACCAAAAATGTCGTTGCGGTCGGATTTGGCCTTGAGATCAAAGCCGGGCCGGGGTTGGCAGACGATGTCCGGCACTTGGTCAGAGGTCGCACCGGGGTAAATGTCGCAGCCAAGGTGAACGGCTTCCATGACCGGCTCGTTCTCATAGGTCAGGCGGGCCAACCTTTCGGCGATCTGCACCGTGAGGGCCTGCATGTCCCGGTTGAGGACCTGTCCGCGCCGGAACCTGTCCCGCGCATGGATGTAGATGCGGCCGGGATCGAGGGCGAAGGCCTTTGACTCGGCGGAAATCATCGACATGTCCCATTCGTCGGCGGGTTGACCGCCGAAGAAGAGGAGCCCTTGCTTCCTGAGCCAGGTGTTGAGGCAGACCTCGGTCCTGATCTCCGTGAACCCGTGATCGGCCATGACCAGCAGCCGTTTGGGGTCGGGGAGCGCGTCGTAGCGGGCCAGGAATCGGCCCAGCGCAACGTCCCAGTCGGCCAGGAAGCGCATGCAGTCCAGGTGGTGCGGATGGCCGGGGTGGACCACCGCGTCCATGAAAAAGTGAAAGAGCCGGTCGGTCTCGGTGAAGACGTGCACGAACAGGTCCCAGCCCAGGTCGGGCCAGAGCATGTCCAGGGCCGACAGTCGGGAGCTCAGGGTGTTGCGCAGCTCGCTCAACAGATAATCGAGGTCGGCGCGGCCCCGGTTGGTGTCCGCTTCCAGCTTGTAGCCCGCCTCAAGGAGCTTGCCGCACAGGAAGGGCGGGTAGGCGGCCTGCTCCATGTCGTGGGACACGAATCCGGAAACGCCCATGCCGCGGAAGGGCCGTACCGGGTAGGTGTTGGGCAGGTTGACGAAACGGGAGACCAGGCCGTTTTCCCCCAGCCGGTCGAACACCGTGGGACAGGCCACGTCTTCGAAGTCGGTGATCCGCAGTGCGTAGGTCTCCGGATCGATGCGGGAGAAGCCGAACACGCCGTGCCTTTCCGGTCCGTTCCCGGTGAAGAAGGCGGTCCAGTTGACCGGGGACAGCTCGGGAATCTCGGCGCGGACGGTGGTCGCGTTTCGGGCGATGCGGCCCAGGTTCGGCAGCGATGCGCCCAGGGTGCGGGCGAGGTCAAGCGGCAGCCCGTCCAGTCCGAGGACGACCAGTCGTTTTCGCGGTACCGAGTCGAGCAGCAGTGACATAACCTATAGGATTGTTGCCTCGAACTTTTTCAGGAAGAATACGGGGTTGTAGGACAACTTAGCCTTGCGCAGCCCCTCGTCTCCCAGGTCCTGTTCGCGGTTGACGTTGGTATATTCGGCGGCCTCGTTTTCCAGGAACATCTGGTTGATGGCCTGGTAGACGCCCTTGTAGCGTATGTCGCCCTTTTCAAAGTGGATGACCAGGGAGTCCTCGCACAGGGGTTCGGCGACGGTGTAGGCGATGACCTTGCCGTCCACCCGCAGGGTCGCGCCCATGAGCCCGCAGATCTGGTCGATGTTGTGCAGCACGCGGGTGATGGCGTGGTTTTCCGCCTTGAGGGCCTCGGACGGGTTGTTTTCCTCGTACCACTTGTACCATTCGTCCTGCATCTCGAGGACTTCCTCGACGCACTCCGGGGCCATGGGTTCGTACTGGTAGAGGTAGTTTTTCTTGAACTGGTTGAGCAGGTT belongs to Pseudodesulfovibrio portus and includes:
- a CDS encoding ATP-dependent helicase, giving the protein MSIDFAHELNEAQLEAVTATEGPVLVIAGAGSGKTRTIVYRLAHLVQQGVDPAQILLLTFTRKAAQEMLARAEAILGRSLHGTSGGTFHSFAYATLRANAMDIGFEGGFTLMDRADSENICKSVKDDLKLGKGDRSYPKKATLMDVITKSRNKELTIDAVLEREAYHLNPYLDDFTEISDGYAKFKRQHALMDYDDLLFLLDELLEKNEPLRNQLQTRYKYIMVDEYQDTNLVQARIVRHLAGTKGNVMAVGDDAQSIYAFRGANVANILEFPKIFEGTKIVRLEKNYRSVQPILDLTNEILQGATARFDKNLYSDLKSDKLPQVIHPLSDQTQARLVVDQILKFQKKYLLHDIAVLFRAGYQSFSLEVALTRIGIDYQKFGGIRFHEAAHIKDVLSMIRLVLNPHDLLAWQRAMDHIKGVGPKTVAKIYAAMHTKDGKSEKYLTKMVGKHEALRELLVELDKLRSQPPKPGAVLESLLVYYQPILMEKYPDDYPKRQAGLEQLSQIAAGYSDMETFIGDLSLDGDPDDEKRKENAVVLSTVHSAKGLEWSAVIIIDLVEDRFPSRRAMQRAEDLEEERRLMYVACTRAKEHLTLLVPSSVFNRASGMSEPTLPSPFVTELPETVYDRLNESYGGGLEQRRKQVVSLPEPSTDTLMEEAAPSGPKVDPRKLGFCKHKIFGKGKIVAFIEPNKYRVNFPGFGLKVIIGDYLELL
- a CDS encoding alkaline phosphatase family protein — encoded protein: MSLLLDSVPRKRLVVLGLDGLPLDLARTLGASLPNLGRIARNATTVRAEIPELSPVNWTAFFTGNGPERHGVFGFSRIDPETYALRITDFEDVACPTVFDRLGENGLVSRFVNLPNTYPVRPFRGMGVSGFVSHDMEQAAYPPFLCGKLLEAGYKLEADTNRGRADLDYLLSELRNTLSSRLSALDMLWPDLGWDLFVHVFTETDRLFHFFMDAVVHPGHPHHLDCMRFLADWDVALGRFLARYDALPDPKRLLVMADHGFTEIRTEVCLNTWLRKQGLLFFGGQPADEWDMSMISAESKAFALDPGRIYIHARDRFRRGQVLNRDMQALTVQIAERLARLTYENEPVMEAVHLGCDIYPGATSDQVPDIVCQPRPGFDLKAKSDRNDIFGLHGRTGTHTVNGAIFIDTLGTRPDRMRDIGRTILHHFAITE
- a CDS encoding DUF2156 domain-containing protein, with the translated sequence MSLTFEPISLDRQKEYHDSLEGCPQLMTSDFSFANVYGWADHYGLEWAFNKGLCFIRQTKPETVYWAPVGPWENYNWASCGAMRETGRFIRVPEALTRMWSIAFGNNIVIEESREHWDYIYAVEELISLKGKKFHKKKNLLNQFKKNYLYQYEPMAPECVEEVLEMQDEWYKWYEENNPSEALKAENHAITRVLHNIDQICGLMGATLRVDGKVIAYTVAEPLCEDSLVIHFEKGDIRYKGVYQAINQMFLENEAAEYTNVNREQDLGDEGLRKAKLSYNPVFFLKKFEATIL